The following coding sequences are from one Lasioglossum baleicum chromosome 18, iyLasBale1, whole genome shotgun sequence window:
- the Tbp gene encoding TATA binding protein: MDQMLPSPGFSIPSIGTPLHQPEEDQQILPNALQQQQQQQQQQQQPQQQYQLQPLHSMSPNMQSGMLMIGTSQKTMHAYATAPTFATPQSLMQPQTPQNMMSPLVQNNNHIAPSSIGPSTPGPMTPMTPASADPGILPQLQNIVSTVNLNCKLDLKKIALHARNAEYNPKRFAAVIMRIREPRTTALIFSSGKMVCTGAKSEEDSRLAARKYARIIQKLGFPAKFLDFKIQNMVGSCDVKFPIRLEGLVLTHGQFSSYEPELFPGLIYRMVKPRIVLLIFVSGKVVLTGAKVRQEIYEAFDNIYPILKSFKKQ; this comes from the exons ATGGATCAGATGCTACCAAGTCCAGGGTTTAGTATACCCAGTATAGGCACACCGTTGCATCAGCCAGAGGAAGATCAACAGATTTTGCCTAATGCcttacaacaacaacaacaacaacaacagcagcagcaacaacctCAGCAACAATATCAGTTGCAACCATTACATTCTATGAGTCCAAATATGCAGAGCGGAATGCTCATGATAGGAACGTCTCAAAAGACAATGCACGCTTATGCGACTGCACCTACTTTTGCAACTCCTCAGAGTCTTATGCAGCCACAAACACCA CAAAACATGATGTCTCCTTTAGTACAAAATAACAATCACATTGCGCCATCGTCAATAGGACCATCCACTCCAGGTCCTATGACACCGATGACACCAGCTTCCGCCGATCCAGGAATTTTACCACAACTCCA AAATATCGTCTCTACAGTTAATTTGAACTGCAAATTAGATTTAAAGAAGATAGCTCTCCATGCGAGAAACGCAGAATACAATCCAAAGAGATTCGCTGCAGTTATTATGAGGATAAGAGAGCCAAGGACCACTGCTCTGATATTCAGTAGCGGGAAAATGGTTTGTACAGGAGCAAAGAGCGAAGAAGATTCACGATTGGCTGCAAGAAAGTATGCAAGAATTATTCAAAAACTTGGTTTTCCT gcAAAGTTCCTAgattttaaaatacaaaatatggTGGGCAGCTGTGATGTAAAATTTCCAATCAGATTAGAAGGTTTAGTACTCACCCATGGTCAGTTCTCCTCGTATGAACCTGAACTCTTCCCTGGATTAATATATCGGATGGTTAAACCTAGGATCGTTTTACTTATATTTGTTTCGGGAAAGGTAGTCTTAACTG GGGCAAAGGTTCGACAGGAGATTTATGAAGCATTTGATAACATCTATCCAATTCTAAAAAGCTTTAAGAAACAGTGA
- the LOC143218013 gene encoding exosome complex component MTR3 → MPVDQKRINGPEASFPYHIYSNVNNKNVKTKHNFTKRSDTRNDNELRKIFLKTGVINQAKGSAYVEMGNTKVVCSVFDPREVPNKSGYCVQGEIYCEFKFAPFSCEKRRMHQQSADEKQYSLILQKALEPAVCLHEFPNFQVDIYAMVLDNAGSSLAAAIMAGSLALANAGVPMFGLVTASTIGIYGDKFLVDPTDTEEVICNTHPEEEDDFNHGTITLASLPQHNQISEVFLVGNIDTDSVMHATDVLTVINKDICPVLQQCLVKTIMKLHKAK, encoded by the exons ATGCCTGTCGATCAAAAACGTATCAATGGCCCAGAGGCATCGTTTCCTTATCACATTTATTCAAATGTCAACAACAAAAATGTCAAAACGAAACATAATTTCACTAAAAGAAGCGATACACGCAATGATAATGAActgagaaaaattt TTTTGAAAACTGGAGTGATAAATCAAGCCAAAGGCTCTGCGTACGTAGAAATGGGAAACACAAAGGTTGTCTGTTCAGTATTCGATCCCAGAGAGGTACCGAACAAGAGTGGCTACTGTGTACAAGGAGAAATTTACTGCGAATTTAAATTTGCCCCATTTTCATGTGAAAAGCGCAGAATGCATCAACAGAGTGCAGACGAGAAACAGTACAGTTTAATTCTACAAAAAGCATTGGAACCAGCAGTCTGCTTG CACGAGTTTCCTAATTTTCAAGTAGACATATATGCAATGGTCTTGGATAATGCTGGATCTTCATTGGCAGCAGCAATTATGGCAGGTAGCCTCGCTTTAGCTAACGCAGGTGTTCCTATGTTTGGTTTGGTTACAGCTTCTACTATA GGTATCTATGGAGACAAGTTCTTAGTAGACCCCACAGATACAGAAGAGGTAATATGTAATACTCAtccagaagaagaagatgatttCAATCATGGGACAATAACGCTTGCTAGCCTTCCCCAACACAATCAAATCTCAGAGGTGTTTCTAGTTGGAAATATTGATACAGATTCAGTTATGCACGCGACAGACGTTTTAACGGTaatcaataaagacatttgtCCTGTGCTCCAACAGTGTTTAGTCAAAACTATCATGAAATTGCATAAAGCTAAGTAA